A region of Bacteroidota bacterium DNA encodes the following proteins:
- a CDS encoding lycopene cyclase domain-containing protein has protein sequence MTYLQFHFAFTLPAILMLKVVGPRVAARDAMKAGVSLLTITTIAFVYTTPWDNYLVETQVWGYGPGRVLGTVGHVPIEEYLFFILQPLLTGLWLFRLLWREAPGTGWTTATFLEAPSRAARWAGVALWLAASVWGLFLLAEDSTRYLALILVWAAPVIAFQWAYGGHHLWRFRRLAALAVAVPTLYLWVADWIALALGIWHISETYTTGLALFGLPIEEALFFLVTNILVVQGLLLMLHTWKVPSLLDARPVHRSSTQRIGDAGSASRAEPLTA, from the coding sequence ATTCCACTTTGCGTTCACGCTGCCAGCGATCCTCATGTTGAAGGTCGTGGGCCCCCGCGTCGCCGCTCGCGACGCGATGAAGGCAGGCGTGTCGCTCCTCACCATCACCACCATCGCCTTCGTCTACACGACCCCGTGGGACAACTACCTCGTGGAGACGCAGGTGTGGGGCTATGGTCCTGGTCGCGTGCTAGGCACGGTCGGCCACGTTCCCATTGAGGAATACCTCTTTTTCATTCTCCAGCCGCTCCTGACCGGCCTGTGGCTCTTCCGCCTGTTGTGGCGCGAGGCCCCCGGTACCGGCTGGACCACCGCGACCTTCCTCGAAGCCCCCTCGCGGGCTGCTCGCTGGGCAGGTGTCGCCCTCTGGCTCGCTGCTTCCGTGTGGGGCCTCTTCCTGCTCGCGGAGGATTCGACGCGCTACCTCGCGCTCATCCTTGTCTGGGCCGCCCCCGTGATTGCCTTCCAGTGGGCTTACGGCGGGCACCACCTCTGGCGTTTCCGCCGCCTCGCTGCGCTTGCCGTCGCCGTGCCGACCCTCTACCTCTGGGTAGCTGACTGGATCGCGTTGGCGCTAGGCATCTGGCATATCTCGGAGACATACACGACGGGGCTTGCCCTCTTCGGGCTGCCCATCGAAGAAGCGCTGTTCTTCCTTGTCACCAACATCCTCGTCGTGCAAGGTCTCCTGCTGATGCTGCACACCTGGAAGGTGCCATCGCTTCTGGACGCGAGGCCCGTCCACCGAAGCTCGACGCAGCGCATCGGCGACGCGGGCTCTGCCAGCCGCGCGGAGCCTTTGACGGCATGA
- a CDS encoding Brp/Blh family beta-carotene 15,15'-dioxygenase: MPRLHPAVLVGWGSVALLTALVLVGVEPDGLWIYLPFLLSVVLLGLPHGAVDHVVLLRLRGAPFRAGPLLRVLTPYLAIGLAYLAVWFAMPVVAFVSFIALTWAHWGQGDVHSLLTLTGGGHLAHRWQRVWALVVRGALPMFVPLLAFPEVYLAVADAVAGVIAEDTGLPAMLPRPVLLAGALAYGLIVLGYLAAGFRAAGRTHRQAWVLDAAEVALLTAFFVTVHPLLAVGVYFCLWHALRHVVRLAAVTTAAPQAPRHGWLASATTFAVHAIPTTALALVFLAGLYWIVPERPTTVDEFIGLYLVLIAALTLPHVWVVIRMDAAEQVWTPSDGSTTSH, from the coding sequence ATGCCCCGTCTCCACCCTGCTGTCCTCGTCGGATGGGGCAGCGTTGCGCTACTGACAGCGCTGGTCCTCGTCGGCGTTGAGCCTGACGGCCTGTGGATTTACCTGCCCTTCTTGCTGAGCGTCGTCCTGCTCGGGCTACCACACGGGGCTGTAGACCACGTGGTGCTGCTGCGTCTCCGGGGTGCGCCGTTCCGGGCAGGACCGCTGCTGCGCGTGCTCACACCGTACCTCGCCATCGGCCTGGCGTACCTGGCGGTGTGGTTTGCGATGCCGGTCGTGGCATTCGTGTCGTTTATCGCACTGACGTGGGCACACTGGGGACAGGGCGACGTGCACAGCCTGCTCACCCTCACCGGCGGCGGGCATCTCGCGCATCGCTGGCAGCGCGTCTGGGCCCTCGTTGTGCGTGGGGCACTGCCGATGTTCGTACCACTCCTGGCGTTTCCTGAGGTCTACCTCGCGGTGGCCGACGCCGTCGCGGGCGTGATCGCGGAGGACACAGGCCTTCCGGCCATGCTGCCCCGGCCGGTCCTACTGGCAGGGGCGCTCGCCTACGGGTTGATCGTGCTTGGCTACCTTGCCGCCGGATTCCGAGCAGCAGGACGAACGCACCGGCAGGCCTGGGTGCTGGATGCTGCGGAAGTCGCGCTGCTGACTGCGTTCTTCGTGACGGTGCACCCGCTGCTGGCGGTCGGGGTCTACTTCTGCCTGTGGCACGCGCTCCGGCACGTCGTCCGACTTGCCGCGGTCACCACGGCGGCTCCGCAGGCGCCGCGGCACGGGTGGCTCGCCTCGGCGACGACGTTTGCGGTGCACGCCATCCCCACGACCGCGCTCGCCCTAGTCTTTCTCGCGGGCCTCTACTGGATCGTGCCCGAGCGCCCAACGACGGTGGACGAGTTCATCGGCCTCTACCTCGTGCTCATCGCCGCGCTGACGCTGCCGCACGTGTGGGTGGTCATCCGCATGGACGCCGCCGAGCAGGTCTGGACCCCCTCGGACGGTTCGACGACCTCCCACTAG
- a CDS encoding exonuclease SbcCD subunit D — translation MKLLHCADIHLGYETHGRIDPETGLNSRLLDFARCFDAMVERALAEDIDLFLFCGDAYRTADPTPTQQKLFAECLKPISDAGIPIVMVIGNHDHPVSHGKASAVDIFSYLQGDVTIVRRPTTFAGDTVIETKSGPLQLVALPWPIRSLILAKDQYRKKSPTEIRELIEDVYLRYIGDACSKLDPTLPAVLAGHFSVHGSELGGSERASLIAHEPKFSVGDLGDLRLDYVALGHIHKYQDRNLDASSTGEGPPVVYSSSIERISFKEADSDKGFVLITIEQDEAGRNGKRTTYEFVDTPARRFVSVDANFTDADSPAGTPTAQADPTAYLLGRIKLAHLDEAVVRVRYRIDDAQASLVDHTLLREALAPANTIAAIERIVDPSTRERRTTVRRDASLKDALEQYIAQHDTLTKLKDDLVEAALKLEQEL, via the coding sequence ATGAAGCTCCTCCACTGCGCCGACATTCACCTCGGCTACGAAACCCACGGGCGCATCGACCCCGAGACGGGCCTCAACTCGCGCCTGCTCGACTTCGCGCGCTGCTTCGACGCCATGGTCGAGCGCGCCCTCGCCGAGGACATTGACCTGTTCCTCTTCTGCGGCGATGCCTACCGCACCGCCGACCCCACGCCGACGCAGCAGAAGCTCTTCGCCGAGTGCCTCAAGCCAATCTCGGACGCGGGCATCCCGATCGTGATGGTGATCGGCAACCACGACCACCCCGTGAGCCACGGCAAGGCCTCAGCGGTGGACATCTTCTCCTACCTCCAGGGCGACGTCACAATCGTCCGGCGTCCAACGACGTTCGCGGGCGACACGGTCATCGAGACGAAGTCGGGGCCGCTGCAGCTGGTCGCGCTACCGTGGCCGATCCGCTCGCTCATCCTGGCGAAGGACCAGTACCGCAAGAAGTCGCCGACCGAGATCCGCGAGCTGATCGAGGACGTCTACCTGCGCTACATCGGCGACGCGTGCAGCAAGCTCGACCCGACGCTCCCGGCGGTGCTCGCGGGCCACTTCAGCGTCCACGGCTCCGAACTGGGCGGCTCCGAGCGAGCGAGCCTCATCGCCCACGAGCCCAAGTTCTCCGTCGGCGACCTCGGCGACCTGCGCCTCGACTATGTGGCGCTCGGGCACATCCACAAGTACCAGGACCGCAACCTCGACGCGTCGTCCACGGGCGAGGGGCCTCCGGTCGTCTACTCGTCGTCCATCGAACGGATCTCGTTCAAGGAGGCCGACTCGGACAAGGGCTTCGTGCTCATCACCATCGAGCAGGACGAGGCGGGTCGCAACGGCAAGCGCACGACGTACGAGTTCGTAGACACGCCCGCGCGCCGCTTCGTCTCCGTCGACGCCAACTTCACAGACGCTGACAGCCCCGCTGGCACCCCAACTGCGCAGGCCGATCCGACGGCCTACCTGCTCGGCCGCATCAAGCTCGCCCACCTCGACGAGGCCGTGGTGCGGGTGCGCTACCGCATCGACGACGCGCAGGCTTCGCTGGTGGACCACACGCTGCTCCGCGAGGCCCTGGCCCCCGCCAACACCATCGCCGCCATCGAGCGGATCGTAGACCCGTCCACGCGCGAGCGGCGCACCACCGTCCGCCGCGATGCCTCGCTGAAGGACGCGCTCGAACAGTACATCGCCCAGCACGACACACTCACCAAGCTCAAAGACGATCTCGTGGAAGCCGCGCTGAAGCTGGAGCAAGAACTGTAG
- a CDS encoding TIGR04283 family arsenosugar biosynthesis glycosyltransferase, translating to MTNQRSKIINQPSLFSIIIPALDEEATLPATLASVAQQTGPVEVIVADGGSTDDTRGVAEAHGAAVVRAPRGRASQMNAGAAAASGAALLFLHADTALHPRALALARATLADPAVAGGCFRTTFDRDSVWLRLWSSRTVMQWWRFAFGDRAPFTRRATFDAIGGIPAQPIFEDLDFVKALRRQGRFVLLDTPVQTSARRFERYGHVGQQLRNSVLWSAWCLGISPERCVRFYPAQQTERE from the coding sequence ATGACCAATCAAAGATCGAAAATCATCAATCAACCATCGCTATTCTCGATCATCATCCCTGCGTTGGACGAGGAAGCGACACTGCCTGCGACGCTGGCCAGCGTGGCCCAGCAGACCGGCCCCGTGGAGGTGATCGTAGCCGACGGGGGCTCGACGGACGACACGCGAGGGGTAGCGGAGGCGCACGGCGCGGCGGTAGTGCGGGCTCCCCGAGGCCGGGCCTCGCAGATGAACGCGGGCGCGGCGGCTGCCTCGGGCGCGGCGCTGCTCTTCCTTCACGCTGACACCGCGCTCCACCCGCGCGCCCTCGCGCTGGCCCGTGCGACCCTCGCGGACCCGGCCGTGGCCGGCGGCTGCTTCCGTACGACCTTCGACCGCGACAGTGTGTGGCTGCGCCTCTGGTCGTCCCGGACCGTGATGCAGTGGTGGCGCTTCGCCTTCGGCGACCGCGCCCCGTTCACGCGCCGCGCCACGTTCGACGCCATCGGCGGCATCCCGGCGCAGCCCATCTTCGAAGACCTCGACTTCGTGAAGGCGCTCCGGCGTCAGGGCCGCTTCGTCTTGCTGGACACCCCGGTACAAACGTCGGCGCGGCGCTTCGAACGCTATGGACACGTCGGACAGCAACTTCGCAACAGCGTGCTCTGGAGCGCGTGGTGCCTCGGCATCTCGCCCGAGCGCTGTGTGCGGTTCTATCCCGCGCAGCAGACCGAGCGAGAGTAG
- the lipB gene encoding lipoyl(octanoyl) transferase LipB, whose product MSDSLVVCRLGRVGYRDAWDLQRRVQARLIAAKRAGKADGLPHVVLVVEHPPVYTLGKNGDAAHLLRSEAALAKVGATFVPTDRGGDITFHGPGQLVAYPILDLDRIAYADGKRGSDIHRYLRELEEAIIETCASYGLDAGRVDGRTGVWIGPDGRGPERKVCAMGIRCSRWVTMHGLALNVATDLGWFDHIVPCGIADRGVTSLAEETGQPVSLAEAADRLLPRLADRFGLTRVEYQDEAAHAWLHAFAAPLEPA is encoded by the coding sequence ATGTCGGATTCCCTCGTCGTCTGTCGCCTCGGCCGCGTGGGCTACCGCGACGCCTGGGACCTACAGCGGCGCGTGCAGGCGCGGCTCATTGCGGCAAAGCGGGCGGGCAAGGCGGACGGCCTGCCGCACGTCGTCCTGGTGGTCGAGCACCCGCCGGTCTACACGCTCGGCAAGAACGGCGACGCGGCGCACCTCCTGCGCTCCGAAGCGGCCCTCGCCAAAGTCGGGGCGACGTTCGTCCCGACCGACCGCGGCGGCGACATCACGTTCCACGGGCCAGGCCAACTCGTCGCCTACCCGATCCTCGACCTCGACCGCATCGCCTACGCCGACGGCAAGCGTGGCTCGGACATCCACCGCTACCTCCGCGAACTCGAAGAGGCCATCATCGAGACGTGTGCTAGCTACGGCCTCGACGCTGGGCGGGTGGACGGCCGCACGGGCGTCTGGATTGGCCCCGACGGTCGCGGTCCCGAGCGCAAGGTGTGCGCGATGGGCATCCGGTGCAGCCGCTGGGTGACCATGCACGGCCTCGCGCTCAACGTGGCCACCGACCTCGGCTGGTTCGATCACATCGTGCCGTGCGGCATCGCCGACCGCGGCGTGACGTCGCTTGCCGAGGAGACGGGGCAGCCTGTCTCGCTCGCGGAGGCTGCGGACCGTCTGCTTCCTCGTCTCGCTGATCGGTTCGGTCTCACGCGCGTCGAGTATCAGGACGAGGCCGCCCACGCCTGGCTCCATGCCTTCGCTGCGCCGCTCGAACCAGCGTAG
- a CDS encoding DUF4397 domain-containing protein: MRISLRLAALCALLIPGLALAQTAQVQVIHNSPDPGAEVVDVYINGDLAINDFVFRTATPFLDLPAGVELLIDVAPGTSASAEETLGTFPFMLEEGVNYRLIATGVLDPTAFSMNPDEVPTAFTLLAEAEAATTVEEGSVGFSINHGSPDAPTVDIEARGVTTLVTAAFTDISGLITVPEADYIIDVKPAGVDFVVASFKAPFNGQGGGAGIVLASGFLTPEDDQDGAAFGLLAVTPTGRTELLQAASGATAPVQIIHNSPDPAAEVVDIYLDGELAVDDLPFRRATPYLPLPAETAIEVAVAPGNSESVEEALDTFPLVLDAGVNYQVIAAGVLDPDAFSMNPDEVSTAFTLLINTPSRMMASDPSLVEFAVVHGSPDAPTVDVIARDVATLATVTFQDITGYVGVAPDAYTIDIAPAGGAPIASFAADLSGAGGAAFTILASGFLSPDDDQDGAGFGLLAVLPNGRAALLPATDLPEGVRAGTAGAEALPTALTLDGAYPNPFATNARIGFGLPADAEVTVRVYDVLGREVMAVQRSVMAGAAQGVEIEASALASGTYVYQVEARMAADVQTQTGRMTVVK, translated from the coding sequence ATGCGGATCTCTCTACGCTTGGCGGCGCTGTGCGCGCTGCTCATCCCCGGTCTTGCGCTCGCGCAGACTGCCCAGGTTCAGGTCATCCACAACAGCCCGGATCCCGGCGCCGAAGTGGTCGACGTCTACATCAACGGCGACCTCGCCATCAACGACTTCGTCTTCCGTACCGCCACGCCGTTCCTCGACCTGCCTGCGGGCGTCGAGTTGCTGATCGACGTGGCGCCGGGCACCTCGGCCAGCGCCGAGGAGACGCTCGGCACTTTCCCGTTCATGCTCGAAGAGGGCGTCAACTACCGCCTCATCGCCACCGGGGTCCTAGACCCGACCGCGTTCTCGATGAACCCGGACGAGGTCCCGACGGCCTTCACGCTGCTCGCGGAGGCTGAGGCCGCCACGACGGTCGAGGAGGGCTCGGTCGGCTTCTCGATCAACCACGGTTCCCCTGACGCGCCGACGGTCGACATCGAGGCGCGCGGCGTGACGACGCTCGTCACGGCGGCCTTCACTGACATCTCGGGCCTCATCACGGTCCCCGAAGCTGACTACATCATCGACGTCAAGCCAGCCGGTGTCGATTTCGTGGTGGCGTCGTTCAAAGCGCCGTTCAACGGTCAGGGCGGCGGCGCAGGCATCGTGCTCGCCTCGGGCTTCCTGACGCCGGAAGACGACCAGGATGGGGCAGCCTTCGGCCTCCTCGCCGTCACGCCGACGGGGCGCACCGAGTTGCTTCAGGCGGCTTCTGGAGCGACCGCGCCGGTGCAGATCATCCACAACAGCCCGGACCCTGCGGCTGAAGTGGTCGACATCTACCTCGACGGTGAACTGGCCGTGGACGACCTCCCGTTCCGCCGCGCCACGCCGTACCTCCCGCTGCCCGCCGAGACGGCCATCGAGGTCGCGGTTGCGCCGGGCAACTCGGAGAGCGTCGAAGAGGCGCTCGACACGTTCCCGCTCGTCCTCGACGCGGGCGTCAACTACCAGGTGATCGCCGCGGGCGTCCTCGACCCGGACGCCTTCTCGATGAACCCGGACGAGGTCTCGACGGCCTTCACGCTGCTCATCAACACGCCGTCCCGCATGATGGCCTCGGACCCGTCGCTCGTCGAGTTCGCCGTCGTGCACGGCTCGCCGGACGCGCCGACCGTCGACGTGATCGCCCGCGACGTGGCGACGCTCGCCACGGTGACGTTCCAGGACATCACCGGCTACGTCGGTGTGGCGCCGGACGCCTACACGATCGACATCGCCCCGGCGGGCGGTGCGCCGATCGCGTCGTTCGCGGCTGACCTGAGCGGGGCTGGTGGGGCCGCCTTCACGATCCTCGCCTCGGGCTTCCTCTCGCCAGACGACGACCAGGATGGCGCGGGCTTCGGCCTGCTTGCGGTGCTGCCGAACGGCCGCGCTGCGCTGCTCCCGGCCACGGATCTGCCCGAAGGCGTCCGCGCAGGCACGGCGGGCGCCGAGGCGCTCCCGACCGCGCTCACGCTCGACGGTGCCTACCCCAACCCGTTCGCCACGAACGCGCGCATCGGCTTCGGCCTGCCCGCCGACGCCGAGGTGACCGTGCGCGTCTACGACGTGCTCGGCCGCGAGGTGATGGCGGTGCAGCGCTCGGTGATGGCTGGCGCCGCGCAGGGCGTCGAGATCGAAGCGTCGGCGCTGGCGTCCGGGACCTACGTCTACCAGGTCGAGGCCCGCATGGCCGCCGACGTGCAGACGCAGACGGGCCGGATGACCGTCGTCAAGTGA
- a CDS encoding CIA30 family protein has product MRRLGLLLFAWIFVLTFVACQPVGDGAGVPTEDAAEEVATPSLRVSVVDGVGGYVEDFEDRARVEAVWHALADGQAETRVYAQPGGMQAASQYHLTVEATRPAAPGPTDVAGTVARLTSSVAGFDARAFEGVRLALRGTPGTYIVQLGSARVDDHDHFNAYVTLTTAEWTRFDVPFSQFRQEGYGQPLEWTGADLVHLALFANRGGTTTFEVDDVLFF; this is encoded by the coding sequence ATGCGCCGCCTTGGTCTCTTGCTCTTCGCCTGGATCTTCGTGCTCACGTTTGTGGCGTGTCAGCCTGTAGGGGACGGTGCTGGAGTGCCGACGGAAGACGCGGCCGAGGAGGTGGCAACGCCGAGCCTCCGCGTGAGCGTCGTGGACGGAGTCGGCGGCTACGTGGAGGACTTTGAGGACCGTGCCCGGGTCGAGGCTGTGTGGCACGCACTGGCCGATGGCCAGGCCGAGACGCGGGTGTATGCGCAGCCCGGCGGCATGCAGGCGGCATCGCAGTACCACCTCACCGTCGAGGCGACGCGCCCCGCTGCGCCTGGCCCCACCGATGTGGCGGGCACCGTTGCGCGCCTCACGTCTTCCGTCGCGGGCTTCGATGCGCGGGCCTTCGAAGGGGTACGCCTCGCGCTGCGGGGCACGCCGGGGACCTACATCGTCCAGCTCGGCTCGGCGCGCGTGGACGATCACGACCATTTCAACGCCTACGTCACGCTGACTACCGCCGAGTGGACCCGATTCGACGTTCCCTTCAGCCAGTTCAGGCAGGAGGGCTACGGCCAGCCCTTGGAATGGACGGGGGCCGACCTCGTCCACCTCGCCCTCTTCGCCAACCGAGGTGGCACGACGACGTTCGAGGTGGACGACGTGCTGTTCTTCTGA
- a CDS encoding DUF4290 domain-containing protein — protein sequence MVTDRKILDRQVGRNAQLFAESIATLGSKEERFPYLRILVSLVEQAHPEWNQAPEKDRQIAQLVHMMSNRTLDRGEVADVVRVRDEERGIFYE from the coding sequence ATGGTCACCGACCGCAAGATTCTGGACCGCCAGGTTGGACGCAACGCTCAGCTCTTTGCCGAGTCGATTGCCACGCTCGGCTCGAAGGAAGAGCGCTTCCCCTACCTTCGCATCCTCGTGTCGCTCGTGGAGCAGGCCCACCCAGAGTGGAACCAGGCGCCGGAGAAAGACCGCCAGATCGCGCAGCTCGTTCACATGATGAGCAACAGAACATTGGACCGCGGCGAGGTTGCCGATGTGGTGCGGGTCCGCGACGAGGAACGCGGCATCTTCTACGAGTAG
- a CDS encoding DUF4038 domain-containing protein — protein MLHPRRSWRILAGAFLLALVAAPWLAGCDFLRSSDDTTPLTPTPVGPTDLRYPLQLVDGRYLADASGTPVFLSGDAAWSAIANLTREEMVRYLDDREARGVNAVYVNLIEAAFSNQTPPHTNVYGDPPFNSTVDGVELDFTDPNEAYWTLVDDFLAYAEARGIVVFAFPAYAGWQQGNDGWGSGIDANGPDNLRTYGTFLGARYRTQPNIVWAAGGDWGPTGPFDLVAEYDALKGGIRDAGASQLWTGHGGQESGLDVYGYLGLDMNTTYRYPPQEVPEAVINDYFRDDRLPFVFFEGYYEGEFDVTPRELRYQAYISILGGAFGHFYGNSPIWFFGDGWEDALDAPGARSMTHLASLMRSRPFARLIPDYEFEPESALRGGRGDLDMGYAVISVANDGSSLVAYAPDERAITLDLGVLADDTAQLWCFDPATGASTDLGTGTGTQTFEACASSEDYVIVADAASRDFAAPGTSRFTE, from the coding sequence ATGCTCCACCCGCGTCGCTCCTGGCGTATCCTCGCCGGGGCGTTCCTCCTTGCGCTCGTCGCCGCGCCCTGGCTAGCCGGCTGCGACTTCCTCCGCAGCTCCGACGACACCACCCCGCTGACGCCCACACCCGTCGGGCCCACCGACCTCCGCTATCCCCTGCAGCTCGTCGACGGGCGGTACCTCGCGGACGCTAGCGGGACGCCCGTCTTCCTCAGCGGCGACGCCGCCTGGTCGGCCATCGCCAACCTCACCCGTGAGGAAATGGTTCGCTACCTCGACGACCGCGAGGCACGCGGCGTCAACGCGGTCTACGTCAACCTCATCGAGGCGGCGTTCTCGAACCAGACGCCGCCGCATACCAACGTCTACGGCGACCCGCCCTTCAACTCGACGGTCGACGGCGTCGAGCTGGACTTCACCGATCCCAACGAGGCCTACTGGACGCTGGTCGATGACTTCCTCGCCTACGCCGAGGCGCGCGGCATCGTCGTTTTCGCCTTTCCCGCCTACGCTGGCTGGCAGCAGGGCAACGACGGCTGGGGCAGCGGCATCGACGCCAACGGGCCAGACAACCTACGCACCTATGGCACCTTTCTCGGTGCCCGCTACCGCACGCAGCCCAACATCGTGTGGGCCGCCGGTGGCGACTGGGGACCGACCGGCCCATTCGACCTCGTCGCCGAATACGACGCGCTCAAAGGTGGCATCCGGGACGCTGGCGCCTCGCAGCTTTGGACCGGACACGGCGGCCAAGAGAGCGGCCTCGACGTCTATGGCTACCTCGGCCTCGACATGAACACGACGTACCGCTACCCGCCGCAGGAAGTCCCGGAGGCCGTCATCAACGACTACTTCCGCGACGACCGCCTCCCGTTCGTCTTCTTCGAAGGCTACTACGAGGGCGAGTTCGACGTGACGCCGCGGGAGCTGCGCTACCAGGCCTACATCAGCATCCTCGGCGGCGCGTTCGGGCATTTCTATGGCAACAGCCCGATCTGGTTTTTCGGCGACGGCTGGGAGGACGCGCTCGACGCGCCCGGCGCCCGCTCGATGACGCACCTGGCGAGCCTCATGCGCTCGCGCCCCTTCGCGCGGCTGATACCCGACTATGAGTTCGAGCCGGAATCGGCGCTCCGCGGCGGGCGCGGCGACCTCGACATGGGCTATGCGGTGATCTCGGTTGCCAACGACGGCTCCTCGCTGGTCGCCTATGCCCCGGATGAGCGCGCCATCACGCTCGACTTGGGCGTCCTCGCCGACGACACCGCCCAGCTCTGGTGCTTCGACCCTGCCACCGGGGCCTCGACGGATCTCGGCACCGGGACCGGCACGCAGACCTTTGAAGCGTGCGCCTCGTCGGAGGACTACGTCATCGTGGCCGACGCGGCCAGCCGCGACTTTGCGGCACCAGGGACGTCACGGTTTACCGAGTAA
- the ruvC gene encoding crossover junction endodeoxyribonuclease RuvC, with translation MIVLGVDPGTRHTGYGVVEIVGQKERILDYGAIDLSPKMAHAQRLSVIYARLTEVIEATLPDECAVEMPVYGQNAQSMLKLGRAQAAVMLAAMHRELPVTQYTPKEVKKSVTGNGNATKQQVWYMVKSLLALTESRGLDASDALAVALCHGHRVHQGPTGKFKNWKSFVEANQDRIIE, from the coding sequence ATGATTGTCTTAGGAGTGGACCCTGGCACGCGGCATACGGGCTACGGCGTCGTGGAGATCGTCGGGCAGAAGGAGCGCATCCTCGACTACGGCGCGATCGACCTCTCGCCGAAGATGGCGCACGCGCAGCGGCTCAGCGTGATCTACGCGCGCCTCACCGAGGTCATCGAGGCGACGCTGCCAGACGAGTGTGCCGTCGAGATGCCCGTCTACGGGCAAAACGCCCAGTCGATGCTCAAGCTCGGGCGCGCGCAGGCGGCCGTGATGCTCGCCGCGATGCACCGCGAGTTGCCGGTCACGCAGTACACTCCGAAGGAAGTCAAGAAGTCGGTCACGGGCAACGGCAACGCGACCAAACAGCAGGTGTGGTACATGGTGAAGAGCCTCCTCGCGCTCACCGAGTCGCGGGGCCTCGACGCCTCCGACGCGCTCGCTGTCGCGCTCTGCCACGGCCACCGCGTCCACCAGGGCCCGACGGGCAAGTTCAAGAACTGGAAGAGCTTCGTCGAGGCCAACCAGGACCGCATTATCGAATAG
- a CDS encoding YebC/PmpR family DNA-binding transcriptional regulator, whose product MAGHNKWSKIKRQKAATDAKKSKAWARITRDIMVAAREGGGDAGMNPKLALAIDKAKAENMPKDNVERAIKRGTGEIAGADYEEMTYEGYGPHGIAVYVETLTDNTNRTVSEVRHAFSKAGGNLGTSGSVAFQFDRKGILEVPAEGNEEEDLFLLVADAGAEDLRREDDVFVVTTPPEEFAAVRDALEAEGLAPTDDSGLQMIASTTTKLAPDEAAKVLKLLDRLEDLDDVQAVYSTLDMDDETMAALA is encoded by the coding sequence ATGGCTGGTCACAACAAATGGTCGAAGATCAAGCGGCAAAAGGCCGCCACCGACGCCAAGAAGTCGAAGGCCTGGGCGCGCATCACGCGTGACATCATGGTCGCGGCCCGCGAGGGCGGCGGCGACGCTGGCATGAACCCGAAACTCGCGCTCGCCATCGACAAGGCGAAGGCGGAGAACATGCCGAAGGACAACGTCGAGCGCGCCATCAAGCGGGGCACAGGCGAGATCGCCGGGGCTGACTATGAGGAGATGACCTACGAGGGCTACGGCCCGCATGGCATCGCCGTCTACGTGGAGACGCTCACGGACAACACCAACCGCACCGTCTCGGAGGTGCGCCACGCCTTCAGCAAGGCCGGTGGCAACCTCGGCACGTCGGGCTCGGTCGCGTTCCAGTTCGACCGCAAAGGCATCCTCGAAGTCCCCGCCGAGGGCAACGAGGAGGAGGACCTGTTCCTGCTCGTGGCCGACGCGGGCGCGGAGGACCTCCGCCGCGAGGACGACGTGTTCGTGGTCACGACGCCGCCCGAGGAGTTCGCCGCCGTCCGCGACGCGCTCGAAGCCGAGGGCCTCGCCCCGACCGACGACTCCGGCCTACAGATGATCGCCTCGACTACGACCAAGCTCGCGCCCGACGAGGCCGCGAAGGTGCTCAAGCTCCTCGACCGCCTCGAAGACCTCGACGACGTCCAGGCCGTCTACTCGACCCTCGACATGGACGACGAGACGATGGCAGCGTTGGCCTGA